The segment ttttaatcCTATTTTGTTAGTAAAGTCGCCTCCTTTTCAAATAgtcttttcattttcaatttttactcttgttatatatataagacCATACTTCTAAGAAGGTGATTAACTTGGGAGAGAGCGGAACCGTTTTTTATCACCTTTTAATTTAATCTAGCTTgtaattttgttatttcttcTCCTTCGATTGATGTTTGGCAATAAATGTTTAGACCTTTGTGTTCTCTTTGTTCTTGACTGTTGCATGAGTCAATAGTTAGTATAAACCAAGATGGCAAAAGGATTGATGGaagaaaattgattatcattctGTCCACTATAGGGGAGTTGGACATGATAAAGTTCAAATCACAAAAGTTGTTCAAACTGGGCATATCCCTATGACACTGAGCTCTTCCTATTTTTTTAGTCTATGTTCTAATTGACTGGAGATGAGGAATGGGAGTTTGGGTCTAATTTTATGAGACTCTTTCCCTTAGTGTTTCTTAAAGAGGAGGCTTCTCCTTTCTCTGTACTCAAAACACATTAAGGTGCATAGGCAAAGACACACCAACTGTTGTTTCTCTTTCTCCCTATGTGTCTTGAGTGAGGCCTTTTGAATTATGGATATGGGGTGTATGCTCTTGTAGCATTCACTACCCTGAGATCCTTTTTCACCGCATCTCAGAGGACTAAGATCGAGGTATGCTTAGACCTCGGTATTGCACTATCTGTTAGTGTGTTTCCGTGGTATTATGTTTGTTATTGTATGTACATTGTTCACACCATAAAAacgtattttttttataattatttttttgacatatttgaATGAAAGGGACAGATACATAGATGTGTTAGTTTCCTGGAAATGTAGAATGTAATACAGTTTTTCCTTGTTATGATAATGGTTTTGGTTGCAGAAAGGAGGACAATAGCATTGTTCATTTACAAGTTCTAGTGAGCTTTATTGTTAGTGACACTCAGAAGCAGAAACACCTAACAGGAACCTTCCCTGTCTTTCTGATCATCTCTGCCTTGTGTTTCACCTCAGACTCCTCATTTCTTCTCTTCTCCTGTAGCTGTGCCCTTGCTCCTCCAGCAATTTGATCAATCCTCTCTATCTTGATTTGGTAATGTTGAAGATTCAGAGCTTTTCTCTGCTCCAGCTCACTCTGTAGTTTCAACAATTAGGTGGGAAGTTCTCAGTCATTGTGTTCAAAAAGTCAGACAGAGAATTGAGAAAGCTGAAGTCAGACCTTTTTCCTTTCCATGATAAGTTTGGctctcattttcttctcattctcCCAAGCAAGAATGCTTGAACTTATATTATCATTTCTGAAATTCATGGTTTGTATTGCAGTAGTGAAAAACTGAATCAGGGTCTGCATTTGTAAGAACTGAAACACATAGACAACGAAGATTTTACCGCTTTTTAATCTTTGTTATCTGGGCTTTCTCCCAAGCATCTGCTTTGGTTTCTACACTCCTGTTGCTTGTTGAATACCCCTGTTGCCTTTGGTCTCTGGGTG is part of the Vitis riparia cultivar Riparia Gloire de Montpellier isolate 1030 chromosome 17, EGFV_Vit.rip_1.0, whole genome shotgun sequence genome and harbors:
- the LOC117904377 gene encoding uncharacterized protein At3g61260 isoform X2; protein product: MSKDYDSDDEEFATAVAAAAFAIYTLEEPNLQYQKRTRDGLETSMSRLKSRKEDTTGLFGKETQTPGEASIRRQMTNNGNSLESAFPSSRPSKASPVRSVSAAPRDQRQQGYSTSNRSVETKADAWEKAQITKIKKRNDNISSSILAWENEKKMRAKLIMERKKSELEQRKALNLQHYQIKIERIDQIAGGARAQLQEKRRNEESEVKHKAEMIRKTGKVPVRCFCF